Proteins from a single region of Trichoderma asperellum chromosome 3, complete sequence:
- a CDS encoding uncharacterized protein (CAZy:GH47~SECRETED:SignalP(1-21)), translating into MMLLVFALLWLGHSLLRPVGAMRSDYLAQLRQDTVDMFYHGYSNYMKHAFPEDELRPITCTPLTRDPHNPGRINLNDALGNYSLTLIDSLSTLAILAGGPQTGSYTGPQALSDFQDGVAEFVRHFGDGRSGPSGAGIRARGFDLDSKVQVFETVIRGVGGLLSAHLFAIGELPITGYSPKPEGVAGDDPLELAPIPWPNGFKYDGQLLRLALDLSERLLPAFYTSTGIPYPRVNLRSGIPFYVNSPLHQNLAAVLEEKSANPEITETCSAGAGSLVLEFTVLSRLTGDPRFEQSAKRAFWEVWHRRSEIGLIGNGIDAERGLWIGPHAGIGAGMDSFFEYALKSHILLSGLGMPNASTSHRQSTTSWLDPNSIHPPLPPEMQTSDAFLQAWHQAHASVKRYLYTDRSHFPYYSNNNRATGQPYAMWIDSLGAFYPGLLALAGEVEEAIEANLVYTALWTRYSALPERWSVREGNVEAGIGWWPGRPEFIESTYHIYRATRDPWYLHVGEMVLRDIRRRCFAECGWAGLQDVQTGEKQDRMESFFLGETAKYMYLLFDPDHPLNNFDAPYVFTTEGHPLIIPKSKRGANWESSRSMKKGKDVAVYSYYDESFTNSCPAPPPPLTNQLSGSATAARPDLFSVSRFTDLYRTPNVHGPIELIEINDRKKGRVMRYRALSNHTIFPWTLPPTMLPKNGTCVAPPERIISLIEFPVSDLTSGMGAHFGAQLSWQTHLGPTITVIEGLRLQLEQVLDSDTGTYRWRITHIGNTQLGRYETVFFHAEHIRHLKDEAFSCKRRRDSVEIELLVDNPEQNNKTLVVSEDLIAAESDDIMDDTLNADSLAPDSLFQSILRAVSSVFEPVYTALPESGTSKSGAMIYSWDAYTSTGPGSYPVPPILDTPITGNPFYNYRDPASNFPWSTVYLADQACDGPLPASAAREHQVIVMLRGGCSFSQKLDNIPSFSPSEKSLQLVIVLDEPSASQNGGGDDDDDDDYGIDHRGNMPRPLLDTEQVTPKGMKRLHGIPMVLMGASRGDYELFRQATRVGMRRKYRVESQGFIVENAVVL; encoded by the exons ATGATGTTATTAGTGTTCGCATTGCTATGGCTGGGCCATTCACTGCTGCGGCCGGTAGGGGCTATGCGCTCGGACTATCTGGCCCAGCTGCGGCAGGATACGGTGGACATGTTTTATCATGGATATAGCAACTACATGAAGCATGCGTTTCCTGAAGATGAG CTTCGCCCAATAACATGTACTCCCTTGACACGGGATCCTCATAATCCTGGGCGCATCAACCTGAACGATGCCCTTGGTAACTACTCCTTGACTCTGATAGACAGCCTGTCTACTCTGGCGATCCTGGCTGGTGGGCCGCAGACGGGATCATATACCGGACCGCAAGCTTTAAGCGACTTTCAAGATGGAGTGGCCGAATTTGTACGACATTTTGGAGATGGGAGATCGGGGCCTTCCGGTGCTGGGATACGTGCTAGGGGCTTCGATCTAGACAGCAAAGTCCAAGTGTTCGAGACGGTTATCCGCGGCGTGGGAGGTCTATTAAGCGCGCATCTGTTTGCCATTGGAGAGTTGCCCATTACTGGATATTCACCCAAGCCAGAGGGAGTCGCGGGCGACGACCCTCTAGAGCTGGCCCCTATTCCATGGCCTAATGGGTTCAAGTACGATGGCCAGCTATTGAGACTTGCCTTGGACCTTTCTGAAAGATTGCTCCCTGCATTCTATACCTCGACTGGCATTCCATATCCTCGAGTCAATCTCCGCAGCGGTATACCCTTCTATGTCAACTCTCCCCTCCACCAAAACTTGGCAGCAGTTCTGGAGGAGAAGAGTGCCAATCCAGAGATCACCGAGACCTGTagtgctggagctggcagTCTCGTCCTTGAGTTCACTGTCTTGAGTAGGCTCACAGGAGATCCGAGGTTCGAGCAATCTGCTAAGCGGGCTTTCTGGGAAGTGTGGCATCGCAGGAGTGAAATCGGCCTGATTGGAAACGGGATTGATGCGGAACGAGGGCTATGGATCGGGCCGCATGCAGGCATCGGCGCAGGCATGGACAGCTTCTTCGAGTATGCGCTCAAAAGCCATATCCTTCTCTCGGGCCTTGGGATGCCGAATGCTTCTACGTCGCACCGACAGAGCACCACTAGCTGGTTAGACCCCAACTCCATACATCCCCCTTTACCACCTGAGATGCAGACATCCGACGCCTTCCTCCAAGCATGGCATCAAGCTCACGCGTCGGTCAAACGGTACCTTTACACAGACCGGAGCCATTTCCCTTACTACTCAAACAATAATCGTGCCACTGGTCAGCCGTATGCTATGTGGATTGATAGTCTCGGTGCATTTTATCCCGGACTTTTGGCCTTGGCAGGTGAAGTTGAAGAGGCTATCGAAGCGAATCTCGTCTATACAGCGCTTTGGACTCGGTACTCTGCGCTGCCGGAACGCTGGTCCGTCCGCGAGGGCAATGTTGAAGCAGGCATCGGCTGGTGGCCAGGCAGACCCGAATTCATCGAATCCACATATCACATATATCGTGCCACTCGAGACCCCTGGTATTTGCACGTAGGCGAGATGGTACTTCGGGATATTCGACGTCGATGTTTCGCAGAATgtggctgggctgggctccAAGATGTCCAGACGGGAGAAAAGCAAGATCGCAtggagagcttcttcttgggagaAACGGCAAAATATATGTATCTGCTGTTCGATCCAGACCATCCACTGAATAACTTCGATGCCCCCTATGTCTTCACAACAGAAGGCCATCCGCTCATCATACCAAAGAGTAAGAGGGGTGCCAATTGGGAGAGCAGTCGCAGCatgaagaagggcaaagaCGTTGCAGTCTATAGCTATTACGACGAAAGCTTCACAAATTCTTGCCCTGCACCTCCGCCGCCCCTGACCAATCAATTGAGTGGTTCAGCCACTGCTGCTAGGCCAGACTTGTTTTCTGTTTCCCGGTTCACAGACCTGTACCGAACTCCGAATGTACACGGGCCAATTGAATTAATTGAAATTAATGACAGGAAGAAAGGTCGTGTGATGCGATATAGAGCGCTTTCCAACCACACCATCTTCCCGTGGACTCTACCGCCAACTATGCTCCCCAAGAACGGCACTTGCGTTGCTCCTCCCGAGCGAATTATATCATTGATAGAGTTCCCGGTCAGCGATCTTACCAGCGGCATGGGGGCGCACTTTGGCGCACAACTGTCGTGGCAGACCCATCTGGGACCGACAATCACCGTGATAGAAGGACTGCGACTTCAGCTCGAGCAGGTGCTGGACTCGGACACGGGCACTTATAGGTGGAGGATTACGCATATTGGCAATACCCAGCTAGGCCGTTATGAAACAGTATTCTTCCATGCCGAACACATCAGACATCTAAAGGACGAGGCTTTTTCGTgcaagagaaggagggaTTCTGTGGAGATTGAGCTACTGGTAGACAACCCAGAGCAGAATAACAAAACGCTCGTGGTTTCCGAGGATCTCATTGCAGCTGAGAGCGACGACATTATGGACGACACGCTCAACGCCGACTCGCTGGCCCCAGACTCATTATTCCAATCAATACTCCGCGCTGTGTCTTCTGTCTTCGAGCCAGTTTATACCGCTTTACCAGAGTCTGGCACAAGCAAGAGCGGCGCCATGATATACAGCTGGGATGCTTACACTTCCACCGGCCCCGGTTCATACCCCGTACCGCCCATATTGGATACTCCCATCACCGGCAACCCGTTCTACAACTACAGGGACCCGGCTTCCAACTTCCCCTGGTCGACCGTCTACCTCGCAGATCAAGCCTGCGACGGGCCGCTCCCCGCGTCTGCAGCTCGTGAACACCAGGTCATCGTCATGTTGCGTGGAGGATGCTCCTTCAGCCAGAAACTGGACAATATCCCTAGCTTCTCCCCTAGCGAGAAATCCCTCCAACTAGTCATCGTTCTTGATGAGCCGTCCGCTAGTCAAAACggtggcggcgacgacgatgatgatgacgactaCGGTATTGATCACAGAGGCAATATGCCCAGGCCACTATTGGATACAGAGCAGGTGACGCCAAAGGGCATGAAGCGCCTACACGGCATCCCCATGGTTCTCATGGGAGCATCAAGGGGCGACTACGAACTCTTCAGACAAGCAACGAGAGTTGGTATGAGAAGAAAGTACCGTGTTGAGAGTCAAGGGTTCATCGTGGAGAATGCCGTTGTCTTGTAG
- a CDS encoding uncharacterized protein (EggNog:ENOG41), translated as MASPGDDIVSPFGPLQNELARMRGANLTTAIQDVDKIIEYLVAARDQVAAPDADHHRISMAMTTLQNPVKDRLEAINNDLRDVTKAQRSFGKALDKALPQRELPMGTDAMADHPSLINRAIAMHLVREGQFSVASTFVRESRDQQPPLSLEPWSPRTARTDEDGDDDMIQEDGEEERLTGHGVNNYPEDLQGQFAEMYSLLSELRNRNLGPAIKWARQNNSRLESAGSNLEFELCKLQFVWLFKGPEVNGLPDDERNGEMGALRYAKEHFARFQSRHLKEIQQLCGAIVFAPNIEQSPYRHIFQIDSAFEDVATSFTREFCSLLGLSAESPLYVAVTAGSIALPRLIKYNKNTKEKKTEWTTENEMAFETPLPPSMIYHSIFVCPVSKEQTTEQNPAMMLPCGHVICRESLHNMAKGSRYKCPYCPTEGHLRDAIKITL; from the exons ATGGCTAGCCCGGGCGATGACATTGTCTCGCCATTTGGTCCGCTGCAGAATGAACTGGCACGGATGAGAGGGGCGAATCTCACGACTGCTATCCAAGATGTCGACAAGATTATCGAGTATCTGGTGGCAGCTAGGGATCAAGTTGCTGCAC CTGACGCTGACCACCACCGAATCAGCATGGCAATGACAACCCTTCAGAATCCTGTCAAAGATCGGCTTGAAGCCATCAACAACGATCTCAGAGATGTGACCAAGGCGCAGCGGAGCTTCGGAAAGGCCCTTGACAAG GCCTTGCCGCAGAGGGAACTGCCGATGGGGACAGATGCCATGGCGGATCACCCCTCCCTCATAAACCGCGCCATAGCCATGCATCTCGTCCGAGAGGGCCAGTTTTCTGTTGCATCGACCTTTGTCCGCGAGTCGCGAGACCAGCAGCCCCCCCTTTCATTAGAGCCCTGGTCTCCCCGTACGGCACGGAccgacgaagatggcgatgacgacatgatacaagaagatggagaggaggagaggcttACCGGACATGGAGTCAACAACTATCCCGAGGACCTCCAAGGGCAGTTTGCAGAGATGTACAGTCTCCTATCGGAGCTGAGAAACAGGAATCTAGGACCAGCTATCAAATGGGCACGCCAAAATAATAGCAGGCTGGAGTCAGCGGGAAGCAACCTGGAGTTTGAACTCTGCAAATTGCAATTTGTATGGCTATTCAAGGGACCTGAGGTCAATGGGCTACCTGATGATGAGAGGAATGGGGAAATGGGCGCATTACGATACGCAAAGGAGCACTTTGCTCGCTTTCAGAGTCGGCATCTTAAAGAGATTCAGCAACTTTGCGGTGCAATCGTCTTTGCACCAAACATTGAGCAGTCTCCCTACCGGCATATCTTCCAGATCGATTCGGCATTCGAAGATGTCGCCACCTCATTCACTCGTGAATTCTGCTCTCTATTAGGCTTATCAGCAGAATCACCACTATATGTAGCCGTCACAGCCGGTTCCATTGCTTTACCCCGACTTATCAAATATAACAAGAAtacgaaggagaagaaaacagAGTGGACGACGGAGAACGAGATGGCATTTGAAACGCCTCTCCCGCCATCCATGATTTATCACTCCATTTTCGTATGCCCTGTCAGCAAGGAGCAGACGACGGAACAGAATCCCGCCATGATGCTCCCTTGCGGACATGTAATTTGCAGAGAGAGTTTGCACAACATGGCAAAAGGCTCAAGGTACAAATGTCCGTATTGCCCGACAGAAGGCCATTTGAGAGACGCCATTAAAATCACACTCTGA
- a CDS encoding uncharacterized protein (EggNog:ENOG41) — protein MSLMPSFSQDGRVYRDDDASGLSRLDRRTTTRSVHPDGNYLMPTETQMVDTASYRAARPSASSSALPQRHLVFPDPIAFKYLETDPCVEVVQRRSVLHGYDLYIVEQWACSRQPPTLVIATYTGDEKDSIVVGVLAVSTDESQWSEQIRLYLKKTEQNHARPKNTELGELMITNLSNFPSSLTVIAVPDGDLRKYRHLFVVNEDLKRLGCSGRSGLTLTEPTEAAQSKFQQLYRISDRVPFNQAVTELIKLCQVALFMFDKLEQPYIDGLLCDVTERAISNWWTDLGAEHYNYEPTDGILGPSTVAALLGMLLGARNRLHWQGAPVSKDVFDLDSTKRGISYFQKAQKLEKTRRLDQQTLFKLHTATTKAAVKEDWGVQKAIKSTVTEIGGKRGEIVMDMVSGKDKAGLADIETVDIDKFASLVYGERPKWLWHGKPRRTPLEHHDHDHDVALSPSKTNTSNQNDKRAHSLPVEEELGMKQKDDFLSPEAGMALRPTVSMLEGVGEKDGLHKTVFKSVAGKMSDARSGFGRLKDGVRGRGHGTRLSISTKEEVLENGNGSANALQSVSIPPSPAAVVSRAFTWKTKPEEYLTAIKRGDPDVLPGLTAVSSPSSTADLKAARLLEYERKPRESDRSLEFLGPEMHRRAPSAVPSTTNESDIEVICPGIRDRTDFLQLALSRRHSCDFSELHTKRVLNENRWARRMSFGDAEEAVLSWDELIDIMDESDDEEAEARAVSARHLAQHIDRIVYGIEPWIKEKIRLVHMLDEKYGKDKAEIQNLHHHLSEIYHRVKYSSDETLAEERASLTESVKEIEVLVARLDYEINALVQKINDVEDGIKNFERQVEDVERRADELRTQLETESWLHWFVRTLTGVGTGPNITRTI, from the exons ATGTCCTTAATGCCGTCCTTCTCCCAGGACGGGAGAGTCTACCGAGACGACGACGCTTCTGGACTGTCGAGGCTGGACCGACGCACCACCACTCGATCTGTTCATCCAGATGGGAACTACTTGATGCCCACCGAGACGCAGATGGTTGACACGGCTTCGTATCGCGCGGCAAGGCCATCGGCATCTAGCTCTGCGCTGCCGCAGAGACACCTCGTCTTCCCAGATCCCATCGCCTTCAA GTATCTCGAGACCGATCCGTGTGTCGAGGTGGTTCAACGACGAAGCGTCCTTCACGGCTATGACCTGTATATTGTCGAGCAGTGGGCATGCTCAAGGCAGCCGCCCACTCTGGTTATTGCCACCTATACCGGTGACGAGAAAGATTCCATCGTGGTTGGGGTGTTGGCAGTATCAACAGACGAGAGCCAGTGGTCCGAACAAATTCGACTATATCTGAAAAAGACCGAGCAAAACCATGCACGGCCGAAGAATACCGAGCTTGGAGAGCTCATGATCACAAATCTCAGCAATTTCCCGTCGTCACTTACGGTTATTGCTGTGCCCGACGGAGACCTACGGAAATACCGACACCTTTTCGTTGTGAATGAGGACCTGAAAAGGCTAGGATGCTCTGGACGGTCTGGCTTGACGCTCACGGAACCTACCGAGGCAGCCCAGTCCAAGTTTCAGCAGCTCTATAGGATCAGCGACCGTGTCCCTTTCAATCAGGCGGTCACTGAGCTTATCAAGCTTTGTCAGGTTGCATTATTCATGTTCGACAAGCTGGAACAGCCATATATTGATGGTCTGCTATGCGATGTAACGGAAAGGGCGATCAGCAACTGGTGGACGGATCTTGGAGCTGAACATTACAACTATGAACCGACCGATGGGATTTTAGGGCCGTCGACTGTTGCGGCCCTACTAGGAATGCTGTTGGGAGCGAGAAACCGACTGCACTGGCAAGGCGCCCCCGTTTCAAAGGACGTTTTCGACCTCGACAGCACGAAGCGTGGCATCTCCTACTTTCAAAAAGCACAGAAGCTAGAGAAGACGCGGCGATTAGACCAGCAGACACTTTTTAAACTACACACGGCAACCACAAAAGCGGCAGTCAAGGAAGACTGGGGCGTGCAAAAAGCTATCAAGTCGACAGTGACGGAAATTGGAGGCAAAAGGGGCGAGATCGTTATGGACATGGTATCCGGCAAGGACAAGGCTGGTCTTGCAGACATTGAAACCGTGGATATTGATAAATTTGCCAGCTTGGTGTATGGTGAGAGGCCGAAATGGCTTTGGCATGGCAAGCCGCGCCGGACTCCCCTAGAGCACcacgaccacgaccacgaTGTGGCTTTATCTCCATCAAAGACCAACACAAGCAACCAAAACGATAAACGAGCCCACTCCCTACcagtggaggaggagctggggATGAAGCAGAAAGATGATTTTCTCTCCCCTGAAGCTGGTATGGCCCTTCGCCCGACAGTCAGTATGCTAGAGGGCGTTGGGGAAAAGGATGGGCTGCACAAGACTGTGTTTAAGAGCGTCGCTGGAAAGATGAGTGACGCTCGATCAGGCTTTGGGCGTCTCAAGGACGGCGTCAGAGGGAGGGGTCACGGAACCCGCCTATCAATATCAACAAAAGAGGAAGTATTGGAAAACGGAAATGGATCGGCGAATGCGCTGCAGAGTGTTAGCATCCCTCCGAGCCCTGCCGCCGTGGTGAGCAGAGCATTTACGTGGAAAACGAAGCCGGAAGAATACCTCACTGCTATTAAACGGGGAGATCCAGATGTCCTACCTGGGCTTACGGCAGTATCTTCACCTTCGTCAACAGCAGACCTCAAAGCTGCAAGGCTTCTTGAATATGAAAGGAAGCCAAGAGAGTCGGACAGGTCATTAGAGTTTCTCGGCCCAGAAATGCACCGGAGAGCACCATCTGCTGTGCCATCAACTACCAACGAGAGCGACATTGAAGTCATCTGCCCTGGCATTAGGGATAGAACAGATTTTCTCCAACTGGCCCTGTCAAGACGTCATAGCTGTGACTTTTCAGAACTACATACAAAGCGGGTTCTTAATGAGAACAGATGGGCACGTCGCATGTCATTTGGCGATGCCGAGGAAGCCGTATTATCATGGGACGAATTGATTGATATCATGGACGAAtcagatgatgaggaggccgaggccaGAGCAGTAAGCGCTCGCCACCTCGCTCAACACATCGATAGGATTGTATACGGCATTGAGCCATGGATCAAGGAGAAAATTAGACTCGTCCATATGCTTGACGAAAAATATGGCAAGGACAAGGCCGAGATACAAAacttgcatcatcatctgagCGAGATCTATCACCGAGTCAAATACAGCTCTGACGAAACGCTGGCGGAGGAGCGTGCCAGCCTGACGGAGAGTGTTAAGGAGATTGAAGTTCTTGTGGCACGCCTCGACTACGAAATCAACGCACTAGTGCAAAAAATCAATGATGTTGAAGACGGCATCAAAAACTTCGAGAGGCAAGTCGAAGATGTCGAGAGACGAGCCGACGAGCTGAGAACACAGCTTGAGACCGAGAGCTGGCTGCACTGGTTTGTGAGAACTTTGACTGGTGTGGGCACTGGCCCCAATATCACTCGTACTATATGA
- a CDS encoding uncharacterized protein (EggNog:ENOG41~TransMembrane:8 (i90-113o133-152i164-182o215-236i265-290o296-316i323-341o361-382i)) — protein MDARNSLLGSGGDPAFDQNGAQYHHRSFSQSGDYGAEYGQAYPQASLTQAAYAQPTYAENASLHQNPETAGAAGSTGASKFDFTFVKSRWPAAFLAVTGIQALINLAFEAYVFGKFQLSLGAYVPLPQVQSQYKTIPTFLTLFIFGFLYELILVLDALRMKNTIQIIGVCIANLALLIYSALQLEQIQMALGILEVNGALEQGITSAMLWDDIKAYLIATPVIIAVTTIIMVYITWKLYQQFAWDILKNIGADYRMKKRFLHYQIYIALLKFDFFFFLGFIIQFVVVVAVRTDPEFALTIATIPVTIAILISAAFFTQRENKPGMICVIVLYFGGLSYFIFKLFRIYEPSRASSYFAVRKSLTAFAVITILLIIMTIINAIICMHNFGSGLKAHLLSARKVDEKTDINSFGMSDVKTPMQNRMTID, from the exons ATGGACGCTCGAAACTCGCTGCTGGGAAGCGGAGGCGACCCGGCCTTCGACCAGAATGGCGCTCAGTATCACCACCGCTCCTTCAGCCAGAGCGGCGACTACGGCGCGGAATACGGCCAGGCCTATCCCCAGGCATCTCTAACTCAGGCCGCCTACGCTCAGCCTACGTATGCTGAGAACGCGAGCCTCCACCAAAACCCCGAAacagctggtgctgctggcagcACTGGCGCAAGCAAATTCGACTTCACCTTCGTCAAAAGCAGATGGCCTGCGGCCTTCCTGGCCGTAACTGGTATCCAGGCTCTCATCAACCTGGCCTTTGAAGC CTATGTTTTCGGCAAATTTCAGCTGAGCCTGGGTGCATATGTTCCACTGCCTCAGGTCCAGTCTCAGTACAAGACAATCCCTACCTTTCTTACTCTATTCATTTTCGGTTTCCTTTACGAATTGATTCTCGTGCTGGATGCGCTGCGCATGAAGAACACTATTCAGATTATCGGCGTCTGCATTGCCAACCTGGCTCTCTTGATTTACTCCGCTCTCCAGCTTGAGCAGATTCAGATGGCTCTTGGAATCTTGGAAGTTAACGGTGCGCTGGAGCAAGGTATCACATCTGCCATGCTCTGGGATGATATCAAGGCCTACCTTATTGCCACTCCTGTCATCATTGCCGTTACCACCATCATTATGGTATACATAACCTGGAAGCTCTACCAGCAATTTGCTTGGGACATTCTCAAGAACATTGGTGCCGATTATCGCATGAAGAAGCGCTTCCTTCATTACCAG ATCTACATTGCCCTGCTCAAGttcgatttcttcttcttcttgggttTCATCATTCAGtttgttgtcgtcgtcgctgtcAGGACCGATCCCGAATTCGCTCTCACGATTGCCACCATTCCGGTCACGATTGCCATTCTGATTTCTGCTGCTTTCTTTACCCAGAGGGAGAACAAGCCTGGCATGATCTGCGTTATTGTCCTTTACTTTGGCGGTCTCTCCTACTTCATTTTCAAGCTCTTCCGTATCTACGAGCCCAGCCGCGCTTCATCTTATTTCGCCGTTCGGAAATCTCTTACCGCATTCGCCGTCATCACCATTCTGCTCATCATCATGACCATCATCAATGCCATCATCTGCATGCATAACTTTGGTTCCGGTCTCAAGGCTCACCTGCTGTCTGCTCGCAAGGTTGACGAGAAGACCGACATCAACTCATTCGGCATGAGCGATGTGAAGACCCCGATGCAGAACCGCATGACTATCGACTAA
- a CDS encoding uncharacterized protein (EggNog:ENOG41), which produces MNMVEQQQYITAGLPHTGDLAGSHSLSDDRSIASVGTPTFPEVTPFSAVSSFNIPAPCDSSLLTPISTTSSPPLQQIRKLGAQYPPPPSTPYTQVPTPPGSSKMYHQSWSSQFDMHSQSAQSSPPMSSHVPVAQDFYMEDRRTPNPPSEPYYGAFSVSDGPDAQSIHNPGPAPYYVNMGMDSQNSMLMRDSRQLPLDPHPRDMERGPHPPSLLSQQHSSHYHDIRRASTDDRSYSSRADPIRRSSSGSPRRRPATQGSTRVKKSRSSKRGASHRGQQQADPSDEHKNCFGQEVPPPIKKGCPEEERCIFESRWRHRSQRGQDMWDSIQADFTKKFGKKHGKEMLQMKFKRGRSKFYEWLEQDEKILRAAFKRLERERYQLILNYFLEMGGSRNMLLSASDIEIKIVNDLKWEEAIYIEGLDECIRRRRKSIVKKRSGGRGEPGGDIAVSDDLLRVSQAPHNEDEVINQVYAARRDRWDEDIASVNGEMMNAHLWENRAPIKLENDTLLPPSEHLARINAHPVASPYIPPISVYHQPNSKAA; this is translated from the exons ATGAACATGGTAGAGCAACAACAATACATTACTGCAGGTCTACCACACACAGGTGACCTAGCAGGATCTCACAGCTTGTCTGACGACAGATCCATCGCGTCTGTGGGCACTCCAACCTTTCCAGAAGTGACGCCCTTCTCAGCT GTCTCTTCTTTCAACATCCCTGCTCCGTGCGACTCGAGCCTTCTTACTCCCATTTCTACCACCAGCTCTCCCCCACTCCAACAGATCCGTAAATTAGGGGCGCAATATCCCCCTCCTCCGAGCACTCCCTATACACAGGTGCCAACCCCTCCCGGAAGCTCAAAGATGTATCACCAGTCGTGGAGTAGCCAGTTCGACATGCACAGTCAAAGCGCACAGAGCAGTCCCCCAATGAGTAGCCATGTGCCAGTGGCACAAGACTTCTACATGGAAGACCGCCGCACGCCCAACCCTCCGTCGGAGCCCTACTACGGGGCCTTCAGTGTATCTGACGGCCCAGACGCGCAGTCAATCCACAACCCGGGACCAGCGCCCTATTATGTCAATATGGGCATGGACAGTCAAAACTCTATGCTGATGCGCGACAGTCGTCAGCTCCCATTGGATCCGCACCCCCGTGACATGGAGCGCGGTCCTCATCCACCATCCCTTCTCAGCCAGCAGCACAGTTCGCACTATCATGACATCCGGCGAGCGAGCACAGATGATCGCAGCTACAGCAGCCGTGCCGACCCTATTCGCCGCTCTTCCAGCGGCtcgcctcgccgccgccccgCAACTCAGGGCAGCACGCGAGTGAAGAAGTCAAGGTCATCAAAGAGGGGCGCCTCGCATCGCGGTCAGCAGCAAGCTGACCCTAGCGATGAGCATAAAAACTGCTTCGGTCAAGAAGTTCCTCCCCCAATCAAGAAGGGATGTcccgaagaagagagatgcaTCTTTGAGTCTCGATGGCGACACCGCTCCCAAAGGGGGCAGGATATGTGGGATAGCATCCAAGCCGACTTTACCAAGAAGTTTGGCAAGAAGCACGGCAAGGAAATGCTACAGATGAAATTCAAGCGCGGTCGTTCCAAATTCTATGAATGGCTTGAGCAGGAT GAGAAAATACTCCGAGCCGCTTTCAAGAgattagagagagagagatatcaACTCATTCTCAACTACTTTCTTGAGATGGGCGGGTCCCGAAACATGCTTCTAAGCGCCAGCGACATCGAAATCAAGATCGTCAATGATCTCAAGTGGGAAGAGGCGATTTACATTGAGGGCTTGGACGAGTGTATTCGCCGACGCCGCAAGTCCATTGTCAAGAAGCGATCCGGTGGCCGAGGAGAACCAGGTGGCGACATCGCCGTGAGCGACGACCTGTTACGAGTTTCCCAGGCCCCTCATAACGAAGATGAAGTGATCAATCAGGTATATGCCGCACGACGAGATCGCTGGGACGAAGACATTGCTTCTGTAAACGGCGAAATGATGAATGCCCATTTATGGGAGAACCGAGCTCCAATCAAGTTGGAGAATGATACGCTACTTCCTCCGTCTGAACATTTGGCACGCATTAACGCTCACCCCGTCGCCAGCCCTTATATTCCACCAATATCAGTGTATCACCAGCCAAATTCAAAAGCGGCGTGA